A section of the Kluyveromyces lactis strain NRRL Y-1140 chromosome F complete sequence genome encodes:
- the AIM29 gene encoding Aim29p (highly similar to uniprot|P36154 Saccharomyces cerevisiae YKR074W Hypothetical ORF) — MSTELDFDTEEPLIDTVRPLTNATITVRVIKSFPYRNVKNIIFTDYDLKNKTAKDLYEDCMKKIQTTGAFRPFRNVVYDAMKIYTHAHGSKTVNLVINFDHDDNWVMDINDSSKKLVEYGVKNETEISVFNQEEYVSFKANPEEKWL; from the coding sequence ATGTCTACAGAACTTGATTTTGATACTGAAGAACCATTGATTGACACTGTCAGGCCGCTAACTAATGCTACTATTACAGTGCGAGTGATAAAATCTTTCCCATACAGAAATGTTAAGaatatcatcttcactGATTACGATCTAAAAAACAAGACCGCAAAGGATCTATATGAAGATTGTATGAAAAAGATTCAGACCACCGGCGCCTTCAGACCATTCCGTAATGTGGTATATGATGCCATGAAAATATACACACATGCTCACGGGTCGAAAACCGTTAATCTTGTTATAAATTTCGATCACGATGATAATTGGGTTATGGACATTAatgattcttcaaagaagctTGTTGAATACGGTGTTAAAAATGAAACTGAGATCTCGGTCTTcaatcaagaagaatacgtctctttcaaagcaaACCCAGAAGAGAAATGGCTATAG
- the LPL1 gene encoding putative hydrolase (similar to uniprot|O00022 Saccharomyces cerevisiae YOR059C Hypothetical ORF), translating into MTETKKKHLFILVHGLWGNHKHMNSIKEMLEKTLDDIDDIVIFKPENSGYLKTLHGIRVVSYNVLDEICKFVLNYGPEKFDRVSMIGYSMGGLVSRFIIGKMVTECRDIFQHMEPMIFMTFATPHLGVNFYLPSDKTRRYVSRKILTSVLSGLGRTILGRSGAEIFISNKDDRILVDLSQGEYLYGLSRFHHRVCFANVKNDRTVAFYTSFITDSDPFIETGNNVRYHFNHNLPIDVSEYPVQPRVLDLDSLDPAVDRIKENETIVTLKERFSRILLIMALMTFFFPLVFTVNVIGTCYSYITTYHHHSLLRKGHWKLESGENGVFNTIMSSIRNVIGDAINDEQDSGKDQGSDWSIENNSLYHTLTNDSAQMNDVWKQFIRSHSKEWKHTKFPKLPFDESRATIYQNLTKLTWIRVPVYIKTLNAHDGIVARKGLDSATPYGVANVEFACELINHLLD; encoded by the coding sequence ATGACAGAAACTAAGAAGAAACACTTGTTTATTCTCGTTCATGGATTATGGGGAAATCATAAACATATGAACTCCATCAAGGAGATGTTGGAAAAGACTTtggatgatattgatgatattgtgATCTTCAAACCGGAAAACTCCGGGTACCTTAAGACGTTGCATGGCATCAGAGTGGTGAGTTATAACGTATTGGATGAGATATGTAAGTTTGTCCTTAATTATGGTCCCGAAAAATTCGATCGAGTGAGCATGATTGGTTATTCTATGGGTGGATTGGTATCTCGGTTTATTATCGGTAAGATGGTCACCGAATGCAGggatatttttcaacacATGGAACCGATGATCTTCATGACATTTGCTACTCCGCATCTTGGTGTGAACTTTTACCTGCCCAGTGATAAGACAAGACGTTACGTGTCACGGAAGATTCTGACTTCTGTGTTATCTGGGCTTGGCAGGACGATTCTTGGAAGGAGTGGGGCCGAAATATTCATCAGTAATAAGGATGACAGAATCCTTGTTGATTTGTCTCAGGGTGAGTACCTTTATGGGTTATCAAGATTTCATCATAGGGTATGTTTCGCTAATGTTAAGAACGATAGAACAGTGGCATTTTATACTTCTTTTATTACTGACAGTGATCCATTTATCGAAACAGGGAATAACGTCAGATACCATTTCAATCACAACTTACCTATAGACGTTTCAGAGTACCCTGTTCAACCTAGAGTACTCGATTTGGATTCCTTGGACCCAGCAGTTGACagaattaaagaaaatgaaaccaTTGTCACATTAAAAGAACGGTTCTCAAGAATATTGCTTATTATGGCGTTAATGACATTTTTCTTCCCACTGGTGTTCACAGTCAATGTCATTGGAACATGCTACAGTTATATTACTACTTATCATCACCATTCTCTCTTGAGAAAAGGACATTGGAAGCTAGAATCGGGAGAAAATGGTGTTTTCAATACTATCATGTCATCCATTAGAAATGTAATAGGTGATGCTATtaatgatgaacaagataGCGGTAAGGACCAAGGATCGGATTGGTCCATTGAGAATAATAGTTTATATCACACCCTCACTAATGATTCTGCGCAAATGAATGACGTATGGAAACAATTCATTCGTtctcattcaaaagagtGGAAACATACAAAGTTTCCGAAACTTCCTTTCGATGAAAGTAGAGCTacaatttatcaaaatttAACTAAATTAACTTGGATACGGGTACCTGTATATATTAAAACACTAAATGCTCATGATGGGATTGTGGCCCGGAAAGGCTTAGATAGTGCGACACCCTATGGAGTTGCTAACGTCGAGTTTGCCTGTGAATTGATCAACCATCTATTGGACTAA